In Gossypium raimondii isolate GPD5lz chromosome 12, ASM2569854v1, whole genome shotgun sequence, a single window of DNA contains:
- the LOC128035450 gene encoding uncharacterized protein LOC128035450, with product MKRSGKGRRVVVVVVQKLLQKEVVLEIPTSTLHVSIAESITILISSVGEVDSGCTNYMICDEELFKNLDKSLKSRVRIGNRDYLEVKEKGIVAINSYAGTKLISDVLFVPEIDQNLLSVGQLVKKGFKVMLKDGRCLILDSSGKELFTKYEMAIGLPILELNSRYKACLTGKKTRLPFKNSTLRAKKKLQLIHTNFVVYKQLFHLMVAGYEEAKDDQEWMKAMKEELEEKVYLLRKALYGLKQAPKAWNNKMDEHLLHLGFVKNLSESTLYMNKSRVDLVIVSLSLDDMLVTGSDVTQIKTFKKDMMEVFEMTNLCRMHYFLGMKIKQGQNKVFLC from the exons atgaaaagaagtgGAAAGGGAAGAAGAGTGGTGGTAGTAGTGGTTCAAAAGTTGTTGCAAAAGGAAGTGGTGTTGGAAATTCCAACAAGTACTCTTCATGTAAGTATTGCGGAAAGCATAACCATCCTCATTTCAAGTGTTGGAGAAG TTGATAGTGGTTGCACTAACTACATGATTTGTGATGAGGAGCTGTTTAAAAACCTTGACAAGTCATTAAAGTCAAGAGTGAGGATAGGAAATAGAGACTACTTAGAAGTGAAGGAAAAAGGCATAGTGGCAATAAATAGCTATGCTGGAACTAAGTTGATCTCAGATGTTTTGTTTGTACCTGAGATTGATCAAAACTTGTTGAGTGTGGGGCAATTGGTAAAGAAAGGGTTCAAGGTGATGCTTAAAGACGGAAGGTGTCTGATTCTTGACTCTAGTGGAAAAGAATTGTTTACG AAGTATGAGATGGCAATTGGGCTACCAATTTTGGAGTTGAACTCGAGGTACAAAGCTTGCTTGACTGGCAAGAAAACAAGGTTGCCTTTCAAAAACTCAACTTTAAGAGCCAAAAAGAAGTTGCAGCTGATCCACACTAATTTTGTGGTCTACAAGCAACTCTTTCATTTAATGGTAGCTG GGTATGAGGAAGCCAAAGATGATCAAGAGTGGATGAAGGCAATGAAGGAAGAGCTAG AAGAGAAGGTTTATCTATTAAGGAAGGCTCTCTATGGGTTGAAACAAGCTCCCAAAGCATGGAACAACAAGATGGATGAGCATTTGCTTCACTTAGGCTTTGTGAAGAACCTGAGTGAATCCACTCTCTATATGAATAAGTCAAGAGTAGATCTAGTCATTGTATCTCTCTCTTTAGATGACATGTTGGTAACAGGAAGTGATGTAActcaaattaaaacattcaagaAGGATATGATGGAGGTATTTGAGATGACTAATCTTTGTCGGATGCATTACTTTCTAGGAATGAAGATAAAGCAGGGTCAAAATAAGGTGTTTCTCTGCTAA